The following are encoded together in the Thalassomonas haliotis genome:
- a CDS encoding 2-hydroxychromene-2-carboxylate isomerase, whose product MKIEFWFDFASSYSYPAAMSVEALAKKENVELSWRPFLLGAIFNRQGWQDSPFNLYPAKGAYMWRDLERLCDELGLAFTRPSQFPRNGLLAARVACLSGDAPWLADFIRAVFTANFADDLDIASPRVIASCLEASGAHSAVILKKAQLPSAKSRLREQTEQASQRGLFGAPSFFVGEELFWGNDRLTSALNWAVKNRY is encoded by the coding sequence ATGAAGATAGAGTTCTGGTTTGATTTTGCCAGCAGTTATTCTTATCCGGCGGCTATGTCAGTCGAAGCCCTGGCCAAAAAAGAAAATGTCGAACTATCCTGGCGGCCTTTTTTATTAGGGGCAATTTTTAACCGTCAGGGATGGCAGGACTCACCTTTTAATTTGTATCCGGCAAAAGGCGCTTATATGTGGCGTGATCTTGAGCGCTTGTGTGACGAGTTAGGGCTTGCCTTTACCCGGCCGAGCCAGTTTCCCCGAAATGGCCTGCTGGCGGCACGTGTTGCTTGTCTGTCTGGAGATGCTCCCTGGCTTGCAGATTTTATCCGGGCGGTTTTTACGGCAAATTTCGCCGATGATCTCGATATTGCTTCTCCCCGGGTGATTGCCTCTTGTCTTGAAGCCAGCGGCGCGCACAGTGCTGTGATCCTGAAAAAAGCGCAGCTGCCGTCGGCAAAATCCCGTTTGCGGGAGCAGACAGAGCAAGCTAGTCAAAGGGGACTTTTTGGCGCTCCTTCATTTTTTGTCGGCGAAGAACTGTTTTGGGGCAATGACAGGTTGACTAGTGCTCTTAACTGGGCTGTAAAAAATCGCTATTGA
- a CDS encoding response regulator, translating into MFKVMIVDDSEINLKTVKNLLEKQLKFPVCFYTFLTGIEAKERFIFIQPDLVITDIYMPEFNGFELIDYIKELSKTPILALSSGIFDCGNGRGGERGSAESALEQAKEKGADYTLSKSDMANALIPMVNDIYQQSLVLS; encoded by the coding sequence ATGTTTAAAGTGATGATTGTCGATGACTCTGAAATCAATCTGAAAACCGTAAAAAACCTGCTGGAAAAACAACTCAAGTTTCCGGTTTGCTTTTACACTTTTTTAACCGGCATAGAGGCCAAAGAGCGTTTTATCTTTATCCAGCCGGACTTAGTGATCACCGATATTTATATGCCGGAGTTTAATGGCTTTGAATTAATTGATTATATCAAAGAGCTCAGTAAGACCCCGATATTGGCCCTGTCTTCCGGGATCTTTGATTGCGGCAACGGCAGAGGAGGTGAAAGAGGCAGCGCCGAATCGGCACTGGAGCAGGCCAAAGAAAAAGGCGCCGATTACACCTTAAGTAAATCGGACATGGCCAATGCACTTATTCCTATGGTTAACGACATTTATCAGCAAAGCCTGGTGCTAAGTTAA
- a CDS encoding GNAT family N-acetyltransferase, with protein MEIRRDDLAGQAVQDLLSRHLQTCALHSPPESVFALDLDGLRAPELTFWTVWQQDILLGCGALKEIAPGHGEIKSMHTCQRQRGKGVGSFMVEFIINEAVNRHYQRLSLETGAMAAFAPAHKLYQKFGFDECPPFGDYRLDPHSLFMTLTLSR; from the coding sequence ATGGAAATCAGACGTGATGATCTTGCCGGGCAAGCAGTACAAGACTTGTTAAGCCGGCATTTGCAGACCTGTGCCTTGCACTCGCCGCCTGAAAGTGTTTTTGCCTTAGACCTGGACGGTTTGCGCGCACCTGAGCTGACCTTCTGGACTGTCTGGCAGCAGGATATTTTACTTGGCTGCGGGGCGCTTAAAGAAATAGCCCCGGGCCATGGTGAAATTAAATCTATGCATACCTGCCAGCGGCAACGGGGTAAAGGGGTGGGATCTTTTATGGTGGAATTTATTATTAATGAAGCAGTCAACAGGCATTATCAGCGCCTGAGCCTGGAAACTGGCGCTATGGCGGCTTTTGCTCCCGCTCACAAGTTATATCAAAAATTTGGCTTTGATGAATGCCCGCCCTTTGGCGATTATCGTCTTGATCCCCATAGTTTATTTATGACGCTAACTTTATCGCGGTAA
- a CDS encoding helix-turn-helix domain-containing protein, with translation MQLDPSKDIAQRIKYERESRGWSLAELAKRSDVSKAMISKIERQETSPTAVLLGRLCGAFQLSLSTLLARAEQQQRLLRQHQQAVWQDPQSGYIRTQVSLAMNSPLELTKIDLPPGAEIAFPAASVVFLRQVIWILQGCLTFVEGEQLYHLHPGDSFTLGESSGHVFRNESQRSCQYLVAVVRQ, from the coding sequence TTGCAACTAGATCCGAGTAAAGACATTGCCCAGAGAATTAAATATGAGCGGGAAAGTCGAGGTTGGTCTTTGGCGGAACTGGCGAAACGCTCCGATGTTTCCAAAGCCATGATCAGTAAAATTGAGCGCCAGGAAACCAGCCCCACCGCGGTTTTATTAGGCCGGTTGTGCGGGGCTTTTCAGCTCTCCCTGTCAACCTTGCTTGCCCGTGCCGAGCAGCAACAGCGTTTGCTGCGTCAGCATCAGCAAGCGGTTTGGCAAGACCCGCAAAGTGGCTATATCCGTACCCAGGTCTCCCTTGCCATGAACAGCCCGCTGGAATTGACCAAAATAGACTTGCCTCCCGGGGCTGAAATTGCCTTTCCGGCGGCATCCGTGGTGTTTTTGCGCCAGGTTATCTGGATATTGCAGGGCTGTTTAACCTTTGTTGAAGGAGAACAGCTGTATCATTTACATCCGGGTGACAGTTTTACCCTGGGGGAGTCCAGCGGGCATGTGTTTCGCAATGAAAGCCAGCGCTCATGTCAATATCTGGTGGCTGTTGTCAGGCAATAA
- a CDS encoding serine hydrolase domain-containing protein: MRSLLLCAFFLLAIPVANAGQAKASAVTGQAQPSGLSLGQQTFLQAFESFLLAEVAPKTPGFAVAVVLGGEEHLLKGYGVTNVSSPEKVDPDTVFRLASVSKTFTSAAVGILVAQGKLSWDSKLSDYVEHLSFNKPDYGSALTLRHLLSHSSGLMPHAYTNLIEDRVSYKKILTKMAQVPFICAPGTCYGYQNVVYSLAGDVVEAVSSNSFEQVVQNDLFTPLSMKNASYGLTAFLGNENRAQPHKWHRQAKKWLPAKVNSNYYRVAPAAGINASIRDMKYWLMAQLGKHQAVLNDDILDEMHGKQIKTSAAQGHYRKRDWQNLGKTYYGLGWRIFDYNGRESFVHHGGWVEGARTEMVFNEALQMGLVFLTNSDTKMASKVVPTFLRLYSQMESGELAVNAREMPQQSPQVLVE, from the coding sequence TTGAGATCTCTTTTATTATGCGCTTTTTTCCTGCTGGCAATACCTGTGGCAAATGCCGGGCAGGCGAAGGCATCGGCTGTGACCGGGCAGGCCCAGCCATCAGGCTTGTCGCTTGGACAGCAAACGTTTTTGCAGGCTTTTGAAAGCTTTTTATTGGCTGAGGTCGCGCCGAAAACCCCGGGTTTTGCCGTTGCCGTGGTCCTTGGCGGTGAGGAGCATTTGCTTAAAGGTTACGGGGTGACCAATGTCAGTTCACCGGAGAAGGTGGATCCGGATACCGTGTTCCGTTTGGCCTCGGTTTCAAAAACTTTTACCTCGGCTGCGGTCGGTATCTTAGTGGCACAAGGCAAGCTTTCCTGGGACAGCAAATTAAGTGATTATGTCGAGCACCTGAGTTTTAACAAGCCTGATTATGGCAGTGCCTTGACGTTACGTCACCTGTTATCCCATAGCAGCGGTTTAATGCCGCATGCCTACACCAATTTGATTGAAGACAGGGTCAGCTACAAAAAAATATTAACAAAAATGGCGCAGGTGCCTTTTATTTGTGCCCCCGGTACTTGTTACGGCTACCAAAATGTTGTCTATAGCCTGGCAGGTGATGTGGTTGAAGCAGTCAGTAGCAATAGCTTTGAGCAGGTGGTGCAGAATGACCTGTTTACGCCGCTGTCGATGAAAAATGCCTCTTATGGATTAACGGCATTTCTCGGTAATGAAAATCGTGCCCAGCCCCATAAATGGCACCGGCAAGCGAAAAAATGGCTGCCGGCAAAGGTGAACAGCAATTATTACCGGGTAGCGCCGGCGGCCGGTATCAATGCCAGTATCCGCGATATGAAATACTGGTTAATGGCGCAGCTGGGTAAGCACCAGGCGGTGTTAAATGATGATATTCTTGATGAAATGCACGGTAAACAGATCAAAACCAGTGCAGCCCAGGGACATTACCGTAAAAGAGACTGGCAAAACCTGGGCAAAACCTATTATGGACTGGGCTGGCGTATCTTTGATTACAATGGCCGGGAAAGTTTTGTTCATCACGGCGGCTGGGTCGAAGGCGCCCGCACTGAGATGGTATTTAATGAAGCGCTGCAAATGGGGCTGGTTTTTTTAACTAACTCAGATACCAAGATGGCCAGTAAGGTGGTGCCGACCTTTTTACGCCTGTACAGCCAGATGGAAAGCGGCGAATTAGCGGTTAATGCCAGGGAAATGCCGCAGCAATCTCCCCAGGTTTTAGTTGAGTAA
- a CDS encoding aldehyde dehydrogenase family protein codes for MIYSPPGTDGALFHFKERYQNYIGGQWLEPLNGQYFENISPVNGQVFCQIPRSDHQDIALALDAAHKVKASWGKTSVTERSNMLLKIADRIEQNLEMLAVAETWDNGKAVRETLAADIPLAVDHFRYFAGCLRAQEGSLGEIDEHTVSYHFHEPLGVVGQIIPWNFPLLMAAWKLAPALAAGNCIVLKPAEQTPASILVLMELIGDLIPPGVLNVVNGFGGEAGQALASSKRIAKIAFTGSTPVGSHILKCAAENIIPSTVELGGKSPNIFFEDVLDHEDDYLSKCIEGAVLAYFNQGEVCTCPSRLFVHENIYERFVEKVIARTKAITRGNPLDTETMVGAQASQEQFDKILSYVKIGRDEGAEVLMGGEIAQVSTELSGGYYIEPTLLKGTNDMRVFQEEIFGPVISLTTFKDEAEALAMANSSEFGLGAGVWTRDMNCAYRMGRQIEAGRVWTNCYHMYPAHAAFGGYKKSGVGRETHKMALEHYQQTKNLLVSYDVKPLGFF; via the coding sequence ATGATTTATTCACCACCGGGAACAGACGGCGCATTATTTCATTTTAAAGAGCGCTATCAAAACTATATCGGCGGCCAGTGGCTCGAACCCCTGAACGGCCAGTACTTTGAAAACATCAGCCCGGTGAACGGCCAGGTTTTTTGCCAAATTCCACGCTCAGATCATCAGGACATCGCATTAGCCTTAGATGCCGCCCATAAGGTTAAGGCCAGCTGGGGCAAGACTTCGGTGACCGAACGCTCAAACATGTTATTAAAGATTGCCGACCGTATCGAGCAGAACCTGGAGATGCTTGCGGTAGCAGAAACCTGGGATAATGGTAAGGCGGTGCGGGAAACCCTTGCCGCCGATATTCCGCTGGCGGTGGATCATTTCAGGTATTTTGCCGGTTGTTTGCGCGCCCAGGAAGGCAGTTTGGGAGAAATTGATGAACATACGGTTTCTTATCATTTCCATGAACCTTTAGGGGTGGTCGGGCAGATCATTCCCTGGAATTTTCCTTTGCTGATGGCGGCATGGAAGCTGGCGCCGGCACTGGCAGCGGGTAACTGCATTGTGCTGAAACCGGCGGAGCAGACGCCGGCATCCATTTTAGTTTTGATGGAATTGATTGGCGACCTCATTCCTCCCGGGGTACTCAATGTTGTTAACGGCTTTGGCGGGGAAGCCGGGCAGGCGCTGGCATCGAGCAAACGTATCGCAAAAATTGCCTTTACCGGCTCGACTCCGGTAGGCTCCCATATCTTAAAATGCGCCGCGGAAAATATTATTCCTTCAACGGTTGAACTGGGGGGCAAATCTCCGAATATCTTTTTTGAAGATGTTTTAGACCATGAAGATGATTATCTCAGCAAATGCATAGAAGGGGCGGTATTGGCCTATTTTAATCAGGGAGAGGTGTGTACTTGTCCGTCACGGTTATTTGTCCATGAGAACATTTATGAGCGTTTTGTTGAAAAAGTCATAGCACGTACCAAAGCGATCACCCGCGGCAACCCGCTTGATACCGAGACCATGGTGGGGGCACAGGCTTCACAGGAGCAGTTTGACAAGATTTTAAGTTATGTAAAAATCGGCCGGGATGAGGGGGCCGAGGTATTGATGGGCGGAGAGATAGCGCAAGTCTCGACCGAGCTCTCGGGCGGTTATTATATTGAACCTACCCTGCTCAAGGGCACAAATGATATGCGGGTATTCCAGGAAGAAATTTTTGGCCCGGTGATTTCCCTGACCACCTTTAAAGACGAAGCCGAGGCCTTAGCAATGGCCAACAGCAGTGAATTTGGCTTGGGGGCCGGTGTCTGGACCCGGGATATGAATTGTGCCTACCGCATGGGCAGACAAATAGAGGCGGGCAGGGTCTGGACCAATTGTTATCATATGTATCCGGCCCACGCGGCTTTTGGCGGTTATAAAAAATCCGGTGTTGGCCGGGAAACCCATAAGATGGCGCTTGAGCATTATCAGCAAACCAAAAATTTACTGGTGAGTTATGATGTTAAACCTTTAGGTTTTTTTTAA
- a CDS encoding AraC family transcriptional regulator produces the protein MITEKCKANPQVLIENKITFAGPQSELSIYDTYEAATRVPLKSDQLLFCAMVSGKKVMHGEDGAFQRPFLPHESFVMAPDSPVEIDFPGARLDRPTRCLAIEISKERINEIAAHLDKTCPKARAMEPWQYRDKLLHLHHNSQTQALLDRMLGIYSENHPDRSYMINLAVSELTIRLLREQSRELLLSFASNEPDFNGINAVLQHITSHLHEELDIDALSRIACMSRSKFFSEFKNHLGCSPLAFQQQTRIRQAANLIKSGKQITKVCFELGFGNASHFSRRFKQYFGLSPRQYRSRHIKL, from the coding sequence ATGATCACTGAAAAATGTAAAGCCAATCCCCAGGTTCTGATTGAAAATAAGATCACCTTTGCCGGTCCCCAGTCCGAACTCAGTATTTATGACACCTACGAAGCTGCTACCCGGGTACCGTTAAAATCAGATCAGTTATTGTTCTGTGCCATGGTCAGCGGCAAAAAGGTGATGCATGGCGAAGACGGGGCATTTCAGCGGCCGTTTTTACCCCATGAATCTTTTGTGATGGCGCCGGACAGCCCGGTAGAAATCGACTTTCCCGGGGCGCGGCTCGATCGCCCCACCCGCTGCCTGGCAATAGAAATATCAAAGGAGAGGATCAACGAAATAGCCGCACACCTGGATAAAACCTGCCCCAAAGCCCGGGCAATGGAGCCCTGGCAATACCGGGATAAGTTGCTCCACCTGCATCACAACAGCCAGACCCAGGCGCTGCTGGACAGGATGCTGGGGATCTACAGTGAAAATCACCCGGATCGCAGCTATATGATAAATCTGGCGGTATCAGAACTCACCATACGCTTACTGCGCGAGCAAAGCCGTGAGCTACTGCTCTCCTTTGCCAGCAATGAACCCGACTTTAACGGCATCAATGCCGTGCTCCAGCATATCACCAGCCATCTGCATGAAGAGCTCGACATTGATGCCTTATCCCGGATTGCCTGTATGAGCCGCAGTAAGTTTTTCAGCGAATTTAAAAATCACCTCGGCTGCAGTCCGCTGGCCTTCCAGCAGCAAACCCGGATCCGGCAGGCCGCGAATTTAATTAAAAGCGGTAAACAAATTACCAAGGTCTGTTTTGAACTCGGCTTTGGCAACGCCAGCCATTTTAGCCGCCGCTTTAAACAATATTTCGGCCTGAGTCCGCGCCAATACCGGAGCCGGCACATCAAGTTATAA